One Candidatus Berkiella cookevillensis DNA window includes the following coding sequences:
- a CDS encoding ParA family protein, which translates to MPTQIPIVATMNQKGGVGKSTVTSTEAEWFSIVRKMRVCLVDLDEQCNTTKHFVGVDYINDDNEAGFLIKKHPDFSEDLGANERSSIADIFYGEAVLPYPSWIHDGFAKGGLVDVLCGHPVRIEEINNALISKEDGRINPNAKERLKEFFEMEDVQNAYDIFLLDTGPSKNVMFRSALHAATHVVVPFEPEDKAIQGITQMLNAIKRENFSRDRETQLNLVGLLPNKVRNLKLHKEYLAELSERHEDFLFPWPSWLSLLTAFPTRDGISAKPKSIFQLPKTDTARAQATAMCLYLEKKIFGHHLGMTKEIKEVMSVFEDGFEALGMKESCRA; encoded by the coding sequence ATGCCAACACAAATTCCAATTGTTGCCACCATGAACCAGAAAGGTGGGGTAGGGAAGTCCACAGTTACAAGCACTGAAGCAGAATGGTTTTCAATTGTTCGGAAAATGAGAGTATGTCTTGTTGATTTAGATGAACAATGTAATACAACAAAACATTTTGTTGGGGTAGATTATATTAATGATGATAATGAGGCTGGGTTTTTAATAAAAAAGCATCCTGATTTTTCAGAAGATCTTGGTGCTAATGAACGTTCGTCTATTGCAGATATTTTTTATGGTGAGGCTGTTTTGCCTTACCCTTCATGGATTCATGACGGTTTCGCTAAAGGTGGTTTAGTCGATGTGTTGTGTGGACATCCTGTGCGTATTGAAGAGATTAATAATGCGCTGATTTCTAAAGAGGATGGCAGAATAAATCCGAATGCCAAAGAACGATTGAAAGAATTTTTTGAAATGGAAGATGTGCAAAATGCATATGATATATTCCTGCTAGATACAGGGCCTAGCAAAAATGTAATGTTCCGATCAGCTTTGCATGCAGCAACTCATGTTGTTGTGCCTTTTGAGCCAGAAGATAAAGCGATACAAGGTATTACACAGATGTTGAATGCTATAAAAAGGGAGAATTTTTCTAGAGACAGAGAAACACAATTGAATTTGGTTGGCTTGCTTCCAAATAAGGTGAGAAATCTTAAATTACATAAAGAGTATTTGGCAGAACTTTCTGAAAGGCATGAAGATTTTCTGTTTCCTTGGCCTTCTTGGTTAAGCCTTTTAACCGCTTTTCCAACAAGAGATGGTATTAGTGCAAAACCTAAAAGTATATTCCAACTGCCCAAAACAGATACCGCTCGTGCTCAAGCAACAGCGATGTGTCTTTATCTTGAAAAGAAAATATTTGGTCATCATTTGGGAATGACAAAAGAAATTAAAGAGGTTATGAGTGTGTTTGAAGATGGCTTTGAAGCATTAGGGATGAAAGAATCATGTCGAGCATAG
- a CDS encoding ParB/RepB/Spo0J family partition protein — protein MSSIAKPEKESKKRKPLLARAPNKVESSSSTAGNAKGAAEFVESLNAQLSKINFLNAKYLPISSIALDPNNPRELAIDIKDIVAGPKLPEKPFDDEVQDEFKEQLKQFFERDENKKQKIQDYFSIALLASTIRAPEKLMQPICVYEKSSKYIVLAGERRTLAHYVMNAQYIAANIIDEPDAKEKAVMQYIENSAREDLSLKDKFNAIRKIIQYYGTTISVRSLANILKLSKSQAQKYAKICKEENILFIKAIETGVLTSPEDAYNLIKNNDADTISNICNLLLKGKGIEEIFKEINTNSFQSKELIVKRIVGSNEMAAQKNNSAKKDEQIVFKGEDIHLLRKLIHIAIQAGKIKQFQEGAEKLGMTHIWEKIKEQMKKAS, from the coding sequence ATGTCGAGCATAGCGAAACCTGAGAAAGAATCAAAAAAACGCAAACCTCTTTTGGCGCGTGCACCCAATAAGGTAGAGAGTAGTTCTTCGACCGCAGGGAATGCTAAGGGGGCTGCTGAGTTTGTTGAAAGCCTCAATGCTCAACTTTCTAAAATAAATTTTTTGAATGCTAAATATTTACCTATATCCTCTATTGCACTTGATCCTAATAATCCTCGAGAGTTGGCTATTGACATCAAAGATATCGTTGCTGGCCCCAAGCTTCCTGAAAAGCCATTTGATGATGAAGTACAAGATGAATTTAAGGAGCAATTAAAACAGTTTTTCGAGCGAGATGAGAATAAAAAACAGAAAATACAGGATTATTTCTCCATCGCTTTGCTTGCTTCAACAATTCGCGCGCCAGAAAAATTAATGCAGCCAATCTGTGTATATGAGAAATCAAGTAAATATATTGTATTAGCAGGAGAAAGGAGAACTTTAGCGCATTATGTAATGAATGCTCAATATATTGCTGCCAACATTATTGATGAGCCGGATGCAAAAGAAAAGGCGGTAATGCAATACATAGAAAATTCTGCGAGAGAAGATTTATCATTAAAAGATAAATTTAATGCCATTAGAAAAATAATTCAGTATTATGGTACTACCATTTCTGTTCGATCTTTGGCAAATATTCTAAAACTTTCTAAATCTCAAGCTCAGAAATACGCAAAAATATGCAAAGAGGAAAATATCCTTTTTATAAAAGCAATTGAGACTGGGGTTTTAACATCTCCCGAGGACGCTTATAATCTTATTAAAAATAACGATGCGGATACTATTTCTAATATTTGTAATCTCTTATTAAAAGGAAAAGGGATTGAAGAAATATTTAAAGAGATAAATACAAATAGCTTTCAAAGTAAAGAACTCATTGTTAAGCGAATCGTTGGCAGCAATGAGATGGCTGCTCAGAAAAATAATTCAGCTAAGAAGGATGAGCAAATTGTATTTAAAGGAGAGGATATACATTTGCTAAGGAAATTAATTCATATTGCAATCCAAGCTGGAAAAATAAAGCAGTTTCAAGAAGGTGCTGAAAAATTAGGGATG